One segment of Brassica napus cultivar Da-Ae chromosome C3, Da-Ae, whole genome shotgun sequence DNA contains the following:
- the LOC106385728 gene encoding auxin-responsive protein SAUR36-like: protein MKRVRGFKIGHRFVKIFRWIRSKRTQTMKRQCPTRITNPIAGIRSLARSLSRRAKRLCGGKKNSGQSQIRLGKDPRTSASIKVVPKGHLVVHVGESDGDTRRVVVPVIYFNHPLFGELLEQAERVHGFDQPGRITIPCRVSDFEKVQMRIAAWDHCRRKSNYKIL, encoded by the coding sequence ATGAAGAGAGTCAGAGGTTTCAAGATTGGACATAGATTCGTCAAGATCTTTAGATGGATCCGATCCAAAAGAACTCAAACAATGAAACGTCAATGTCCGACCCGAATAACAAACCCGATCGCCGGAATCCGCTCACTAGCACGATCTCTAAGCCGTAGAGCCAAGAGACTGTGTGGTGGCAAGAAGAATTCGGGCCAGAGTCAGATCCGACTGGGTAAGGATCCGAGAACGTCTGCTTCGATAAAGGTTGTTCCGAAGGGACATTTGGTGGTTCACGTCGGCGAATCAGACGGCGACACGCGGCGGGTTGTAGTTCCGGTGATCTATTTTAATCACCCATTGTTCGGAGAATTGTTGGAGCAAGCGGAGCGGGTTCACGGGTTTGATCAACCGGGTCGGATCACGATTCCATGTCGTGTTTCTGATTTTGAGAAAGTTCAGATGAGGATCGCTGCATGGGATCACTGTCGCAGGAAGAGTAATTACAAGATTCTGTAA
- the LOC106384100 gene encoding F-box protein At4g00893-like, whose amino-acid sequence MTSSLKHLFNIMIIHACFNFVDLTIYRSNKDVNKTNNRPERENIFSFDLPSCLLGVIMSLLMLKDKIRASTVCKKWREAAKSVRVFHKHQWFVSIPTFGNSINLFDPLERKKYTLNLPEKGVTDVAYSKDGWLLMRRSSFVEFFFFNPYSRELISLPDNELPYQAIAFSSAPTSETCTLVTLNRISECIVAISTCYPGATEWITKKFHFYLAFGPNVHSNLVCVNDRFYCFTSGGVLFEFDPASRTLSHQAWDDVRFPEIHNNEWSYLPKELYLMEQKGELILMYTYGAEKPVMYKLVSSKWEEMSSTLDGLTIFASMYSSETRMDVLGMKNSVYFPKYGLRNNMQCVSYSYNDARYYPGQPERRLLCPVDSLWIDPPPFLR is encoded by the coding sequence ATGACTTCCAGTTTGAAAcatctttttaatataatgataattcatgcatgttttaattttgttgatCTAACTATTTATAGGTCCAACAAAGATGTCAACAAAACCAACAATAGGCCTGAGAGAGAAAACATTTTCAGTTTTGACCTTCCATCATGCCTCTTGGGAGTAATAATGTCACTGCTTATGTTAAAAGATAAAATTCGTGCATCTACCGTCTGCAAGAAATGGCGTGAAGCCGCTAAATCTGTTAGGGTTTTTCATAAGCATCAATGGTTTGTCTCCATTCCTACATTTGGAAACTCTATTAATCTTTTCGATCCATTGGAGAGGAAGAAGTACACACTGAATCTGCCCGAGAAAGGTGTAACTGATGTTGCTTACTCAAAAGACGGATGGTTGCTTATGCGCAGATCATCCTTTGTggaattcttcttcttcaaccccTACTCTCGGGAGCTCATAAGCTTGCCAGACAATGAATTGCCATATCAGGCAATTGCTTTCTCTTCTGCCCCTACATCAGAAACTTGTACTTTGGTCACATTAAACCGTATTTCAGAATGTATTGTGGCCATCAGCACTTGCTATCCTGGAGCAACTGAGTGGATAACCAAAAAGTTTCATTTCTATCTTGCTTTTGGCCCCAATGTCCATAGCAACCTTGTATGTGTTAATGATCGCTTCTACTGCTTCACCTCAGGAGGTGTTTTATTTGAATTTGATCCAGCTTCTCGCACATTGAGTCATCAAGCATGGGATGATGTTAGATTCCCAGAAATTCATAACAATGAATGGTCGTATCTGCCAAAGGAACTGTACTTGATGGAGCAGAAAGGAGAGCTAATTCTCATGTATACATATGGCGCTGAGAAACCAGTGATGTATAAGTTGGTCTCTTCAAAATGGGAAGAGATGAGTAGTACACTAGACGGCTTGACAATCTTTGCAAGTATGTATTCCTCGGAGACCAGAATGGATGTTTTAGGGATGAAGAACAGCGTGTACTTCCCAAAGTATGGCTTACGTAACAACATGCAATGTGTATCCTACTCATATAATGATGCCAGGTACTATCCGGGTCAGCCGGAACGACGATTACTATGCCCTGTTGATAGTCTTTGGATCGACCCACCACCATTTCTAAGGTAA